In Clostridium sp. 'White wine YQ', the DNA window TCCACTCTGCCAAGCTGTACTTAAATATCTTTCTATTCTCTTAATATTAAAATCTTGATTAAGTGATACCATAATAAATACATAATCAAAATTCACTGCAACAACTTGCTCTATTCTATTCCATGAATCTAACCTTGAGAATTTAGTTCTTCTCTCAAGTACCTTATAAATAGTACTCTCTCCATAAGGATTGTACTTTAAAAGCACAAAATCACCAACTGTAGGGTATATATTTTCTACTTTATCGCTATAAAAAATAGATCCTTTTAGTTTTCCTGGAACCTCGCCATACTCCGTAATAATTTTATACTGCTCCTTATGCACCTCTACAATTCTTCCTGGAATCAATTCATTATCTAAACTATCTAACTCTAATAATTGCTTTTCATAAAAATCTGTATAACCATACTTTTCAATAATACTATTATTCATCTAATTCCTCCAAATGCTTATTTATTTTTTTCATAATATAAAATAAATTTTTCATATAACATCACTCCTTTCAAAAAATAAACAATCTTCTAAAAATGGGCATAAAAATTCCGCAGAAGTAACCATAAAAAAATTATTATTACTTTCTGCGGATAAATATATTGATTTAAAATATTGTAGAACCCTAAAAAGGTAAAAAAAATACGCCCTTTTCACGGCGTTACTTATCCAAATAAGTTTTTATGAAAGGTTACTATACTCTGCGGAAATGTATGTTCATAAAATCACATTTTAATAACTACATTTTCGCCCATATTCAGTTTTAAATCATAACCACCTTTAATCTGTTACTCATTAATACCATCTCCTTTCATAAAGATATATCTATTAACAAAATATATCTTACTACCACAAATAATACTATTTATAGTCTAAACTGTCAACCACTGTATATATTCATCTCCTAAATATTTCTGTTGGTTTAACTCCTGATACCATAATCCTAACAAAATCATTTCTAATACTATCATATTTTTCAAAGATATTTTTTGCTTCTTCTATATTACTATATACCTTCCAGTATCCAACTAACTTACAATTCTCTTTTGTATCCTCCATAAAATGAGCAACATCATCTAAAGGATATCCTAAAAAAATCCCTATTTCATGGGGGCAAGATTCTTTATATCGGTCTTTTAATAATGATAGACTTTCTTTTAATGTCATTCCCTTCTTATATCCAAAGTTCTCAAGAAATTCAACATTTCCTTCTTCTCTTAAAACTTTTTTTAGAATCTCTTCATTATAGAACAGCACAACTGTGCTCTTTTGATCTTTTTTAAGTTCTAAAAATTTGACTCTTAACTTATCTTTAACTTCATCTTTAAACCTCTCCCAATCTTTTTGTAGATTACGTCTATCATTACTAAATATAAGCAGGGATGCCGCTTTTTCTTTAGTTAATGTTGGACCAGCACTATACATTATTGTTGAAAATAGATATTCAATATTATTATATGTATTTATAATTTTTAAGTAATTACTCAATTCATCTGTGCTCATATTTTTCTTCCTTTGCTTTATATTCTTACTCCTTATTTTTAATTTTTCAGCCTATTCTTATTCACTCGAATTTCACATCATTTTTATAAATAAAAAAAGATAAAGCTCCAGCTCTATCTTCTTGTTTATAAATCATATTTTATTTTCTGCTCCGCATTCTGGACAGAATTTAAATGGTTTATCTGCTTCATAACCGCAGGTTTCACATTTACCATCAAGTGGCTTTTTATTTCCACACTCTCCGCAGAACTTCCCCGTATTCTCAGCTCCACATTGACATATCCATGTACTCGATGCCTTTACTGGTACAGGGGCAGTTTTCCCACATTCCATACAGAATTTTCCTGTGTTTTCTGTTCCACATTCGCATGTCCAAGTTTGAGAAGGTTGAGATGTTTGAGGTTTACTTTGAACTTGGGCACTTTCTTCTTTTACCTTTTGTTCTTGCTGTGGATTTTGGGTTAATGAATTAAATAGCTGTGCCTCATCAAAGCCTCCATTACCGCCTGCTTGTTGAGCAAATCCCATTCCCATAAAACCGGTCATAGCCCCTGCTTTATTTGAAGCTGCTTTTTCAAGTGCAGCACCCTTTGATTGTATATAGCTTGCTGCAAGCATTCTTGGATCTGTATAAACTCTTGTGCTTTGGAATTCTTCTATCTTCTTTGCACTATCTGCATCAGGTGTTACTGATGCTAGTGCAAAAGATACTACTGATATACCTCTTTTCTCTACCCATTCAGAAGTCATTTCAGCATTTAAAGCTTGAGCTAGTTCTTTTGTAAATAATGTAAGTTGATCATATGGGATTCCTTTTAATCCTATTTTTCCTAAAGCGTATTGTAAATTATTTTGTATCTCTGACTTAAATTGAGAATCTATCTGATCCCTGGTAAATTCGTAGCCTATATTTCCACAAACATTAGTATAAAACATTATTGGATTTGTAATCTTATAGGAATATTCTCCAAAGCATCTTAGTTTAATAGTAAAATTAAACTCACTATCCCTAAACGGAATATCTCCTGCTCCTATTTTATTCCCCATTAGTTCCTTCATATTTACGTAGTAAACCCTTTGATCATGGTCTTGCTGCCCACCTGCTTTGAACCTATCCATAGCAGTTCCTATGCTTTTCATGAAGCCATCCTTTAATTCCTTCATTCCGCCTGTTAACATTGATGGTGATGTTCCTGTATTGTAAATATATTCGCCTGGTTCAGCGCAGAAATCAATTATCTTTCCATCTTCTACTATTATCATACACTGTGAATCTGAAACTACTAATCTAGAACCATCTGTTATGATATTGTCATTTCCCCTATTTGTACTTCCATCTAATCTTTTATTTTGTCCTTTTCTCACAAGTACATCCATAGGCATTGAATCACAGTACATAAACTCTTTATATTGATCCCTTAAAGTACCCTTAAGTGCATTTGCCGCTGCAGCTATTATCCCCATTTTTTTAAATCCTCCATTTTATTTATATTTGATAATTAATTTATAAATACTCCGCCATTTCCTACCTGGGTATCTTCATTTATACAGTCTAAATCGCTTAATACCCAATCATGCTCTCCTGTTGTTACAATAAAATCACAGTACTCACATTTACCAGCACTTGTAACCTGTATTGGTGCTCCACAATGTGGACATTGTTTTGTACTCATATTACTTGTAGCTGGGTCAGTTTTTACTCCAACATTTCTCATAAAAGTCAAAAGATATTTATTAGTGAATCTTGTTTCATCGTCCCCTTTAACTATCTTTCGCGTATCTTCATCTATGATATAATCATTCATTGATGCATGTAAGTATACAGTTAAATATTCATATTCTACATCCCTTACATACTTAAATAGATATGATTGATTTACTGAAATACGTTCAACAACATTAATTCTATGCATCCTCTTATATTCTTGTAATTGTAATTCATGCATTCTAAATAATTCTTCTTTTTCAAATGGTCTTATCTTAGCCCAATCTCTTGAGGTCCAAGCTTCTTGTAATGATACAAATACCTCCTGACTCCAGCCTATAAACTTATCAGGCGAGAATAATGGATCCATCTTTATAATCTCATTTCTAATTGCTACTGTATTATCTACTACTTCCTGTCTAACACTTGGTGAAATCTCTCTCTCTCTATTCTCATCATTAAGAAAATCTTTAAAATTATCTATGTCTTCTTGCTTAATTGCTCCCTTTCTTTTTAGTACAAAAACTATCAGTAGTACTATACCAATTAGAACTATTGCTCCTATTGATAGCCCTCCTCCGATGAATGATTTTTTTGACTTACTACTAGTTGTACTTTTGGAACTACTTGACTTAGCCTTACTACTAGGCGTCTTCTTTTGATTATTATTGTTACCAACATCCGCCTTTACATTGTCATAATCATAAACTGTATATTGAATACCTACCTGATTCAAAAACCTTCCAGTTGATTTTTCAATGTTATTAGCTTGTCCGAAGGTAATGAAGACCACTACAATAATCAATAAAATTCTAATGTATTTTTTCATTTTTACTCCCCCACTACTACCAATATATTAATATATAGTTTATAACTTATATAAATATAACAATTTTTATATATGTTAATTATTATATATATCTCTCTATTCAGTTAGTCCCTATAACTATAATTAACAAGGTAGCTTCACTCATCTGAAGCTACCTAATCAATTAGTCTTATTCCTAGACTTTTATATAGTTCTTTATCTATAAAATGATTAATAGATAAATTATTTTCTACTCTATATTCCATTATACTTTTCTTCATGCTTTCCCCATAAACTCCATCAACTTTTCCAAAGTAATATCCTTTTTCTTTCAATATTCTTTGTATCTCAAGAACATCTGCCCCTCTATCACCCGGTTTCAATGTCTTCAGTCCTTTTCCAAATGGTCCATAAGGACCAGCATATATTGTTACAATCATTCCTACTGTAACTTTTTCATATAATTCTTCTATATCTTTATTAAACATTCTTATACATCCATGAGATGCTTCTGACCCAATTGAACTTGGATTATTTGTTCCATGAATTCCGTATTTCCCCCAAGGAACATTTAGTCCTATCCACCTTGTTCCAAATCCCCCACTCCAAGCTCCCATTCTAATAACTTTCCAAGTTCCTATAGGTGAAGGAGTATTTGGCTTTCCACTTGCTACAATATAACTTTTAATGATTGTATTTCTATCCTTGTTTATCAGATAAAGTCTTTCTTCACTTAAATCTATTAAAATTGCACTATTATTCTTTTTATCACTAGCACTACTTCTAATAACAGTTATATTTGAAATAATAATAAAAACACATAAAAAACATATGGCTTTACTAAAAAATGTTTTTTTCAAGTACAACACCTCAAATTCGTCAATAATAATTTTATTTTGTCCTAAGTAGTTAACATAATTAGAGGTATTTTTTTCTTACTTTTGATTTTTATATTATTTTATAAAAAAAAGATGTGAAGTCCTTAGGACTCCACACCATTTGTATCATTGAATTTTACCCCTTATATGTACTAATTTATTAGCTATTTTCTAATTTATCAACACTCCAAAGCTTAGGAAATAGTTTTATCCACAAAAATACCACTATTATTGTACCTATTCCCCCAATTAAAACTGCATTTACAGGTCCAAACCATGCCGTTGTTAGCCCCGATTCAAATTCTCCTAGCTGATTTGATGTTCCTATAAACATTTGATTAACAGAACTCACTCTTCCTCTCATATTATCCGGAGTTTCTAACTGTACCAATGTAGATCTTATAACTACGCTAATTACATCTGATGCTCCTAGAACAAAAAGAAATGCTAAAGATAAAACAAAGGATTTTGATAGCGAGAATAGTATTGTAGCTATTCCAAAAAATATTACTGCAGTAAACATAATATGTCCTACTCTTCTTTTCAATGGTCTTCTTGCCAATACAATTGACATAAGTAACGCACCTACTGCAGGTGCTGAACGCATAACACCTAATCCTATTGGCCCTACCATCAAAATCTTACTTGCAAATACCGGTAATACTGCTGTAGCTCCCCCAAATAGCACCGCAAAAAGATCTAAGGATATTGCACCAAGAATTATAGGTTTACTCTTTATGAATGTAATTCCAGCAAATAATGTTTTAATGGTTGCTGCATTTGCTTTCTCTTGTTGCTTTCTTAATGTTATTAGTGAAATAAGAAAGCTTGTACAAAGAGATAATACTCCTGCAATAGTATATACAACATTTGCCCCAAATGAATATAGTACTCCCCCAACAGCTGGTCCCATTATTGTTGCAAATTGGAAAGCTGATGCCAGTAATGCAGCTGCTCTAGGAAAGCTCTCTTTACTAACGATATTAGGTAACATGGATTGCATTGGAGGACCCTGAAATGCATTTACTATTCCTAATATAGAGACTGTTACAAGAATTATTTCTTTAGTAATTATCCCTTTATAACTAGCAAAAGCTAAGAAGAGAACTGCGATACCTTCTAATGATTTGCACAAGCAAATTATAATCTTTCTATTAAATCTATCTGCCACATATCCAACAACAATGGTAAGAAGAAACATGGGAACAAACTCCACTAATCCAACTAAACCTAGATAAAAAGCACTATCAGTAATTGAATATATCTGCCAACCAACTGCAATAGTAACCAT includes these proteins:
- a CDS encoding SPFH domain-containing protein — its product is MGIIAAAANALKGTLRDQYKEFMYCDSMPMDVLVRKGQNKRLDGSTNRGNDNIITDGSRLVVSDSQCMIIVEDGKIIDFCAEPGEYIYNTGTSPSMLTGGMKELKDGFMKSIGTAMDRFKAGGQQDHDQRVYYVNMKELMGNKIGAGDIPFRDSEFNFTIKLRCFGEYSYKITNPIMFYTNVCGNIGYEFTRDQIDSQFKSEIQNNLQYALGKIGLKGIPYDQLTLFTKELAQALNAEMTSEWVEKRGISVVSFALASVTPDADSAKKIEEFQSTRVYTDPRMLAASYIQSKGAALEKAASNKAGAMTGFMGMGFAQQAGGNGGFDEAQLFNSLTQNPQQEQKVKEESAQVQSKPQTSQPSQTWTCECGTENTGKFCMECGKTAPVPVKASSTWICQCGAENTGKFCGECGNKKPLDGKCETCGYEADKPFKFCPECGAENKI
- a CDS encoding DUF3793 family protein — protein: MSTDELSNYLKIINTYNNIEYLFSTIMYSAGPTLTKEKAASLLIFSNDRRNLQKDWERFKDEVKDKLRVKFLELKKDQKSTVVLFYNEEILKKVLREEGNVEFLENFGYKKGMTLKESLSLLKDRYKESCPHEIGIFLGYPLDDVAHFMEDTKENCKLVGYWKVYSNIEEAKNIFEKYDSIRNDFVRIMVSGVKPTEIFRR
- a CDS encoding L,D-transpeptidase family protein; translated protein: MKKTFFSKAICFLCVFIIISNITVIRSSASDKKNNSAILIDLSEERLYLINKDRNTIIKSYIVASGKPNTPSPIGTWKVIRMGAWSGGFGTRWIGLNVPWGKYGIHGTNNPSSIGSEASHGCIRMFNKDIEELYEKVTVGMIVTIYAGPYGPFGKGLKTLKPGDRGADVLEIQRILKEKGYYFGKVDGVYGESMKKSIMEYRVENNLSINHFIDKELYKSLGIRLID
- a CDS encoding MFS transporter, producing the protein MTSVNTSQLLENRSLAFLLFARIIGAFSVQMVTIAVGWQIYSITDSAFYLGLVGLVEFVPMFLLTIVVGYVADRFNRKIIICLCKSLEGIAVLFLAFASYKGIITKEIILVTVSILGIVNAFQGPPMQSMLPNIVSKESFPRAAALLASAFQFATIMGPAVGGVLYSFGANVVYTIAGVLSLCTSFLISLITLRKQQEKANAATIKTLFAGITFIKSKPIILGAISLDLFAVLFGGATAVLPVFASKILMVGPIGLGVMRSAPAVGALLMSIVLARRPLKRRVGHIMFTAVIFFGIATILFSLSKSFVLSLAFLFVLGASDVISVVIRSTLVQLETPDNMRGRVSSVNQMFIGTSNQLGEFESGLTTAWFGPVNAVLIGGIGTIIVVFLWIKLFPKLWSVDKLENS
- a CDS encoding Tim44 domain-containing protein, which codes for MKKYIRILLIIVVVFITFGQANNIEKSTGRFLNQVGIQYTVYDYDNVKADVGNNNNQKKTPSSKAKSSSSKSTTSSKSKKSFIGGGLSIGAIVLIGIVLLIVFVLKRKGAIKQEDIDNFKDFLNDENREREISPSVRQEVVDNTVAIRNEIIKMDPLFSPDKFIGWSQEVFVSLQEAWTSRDWAKIRPFEKEELFRMHELQLQEYKRMHRINVVERISVNQSYLFKYVRDVEYEYLTVYLHASMNDYIIDEDTRKIVKGDDETRFTNKYLLTFMRNVGVKTDPATSNMSTKQCPHCGAPIQVTSAGKCEYCDFIVTTGEHDWVLSDLDCINEDTQVGNGGVFIN